Part of the Bacteroidota bacterium genome is shown below.
CTACTGGCGGGCCATGGGGGCCCTGCCCTGGCAGGCAGAACCCCATACCCGGCTGGATGAGCTACCGCTACAGCTGAAACTGGCCTACCGGCCCTTGGCCTGGTTACGCCCACGCAGCCGCCGCGCCCGTACACAGCTGAACCGCCTATTCCGACTGAAAGGCCTGCCCAGGGCACGGCTAGCCGCCACCCTGGATGCGGCACTGGCCTGCCAGCAGCTGGCACGTAGTGCCCTGGCAGCCCTGCCCGGCCCCCTGCGGCAGCAGCTGGAAACGGCACTGGCCGACCCCAAGCCGCTAGAAGCCTATGCCGAGGCGCTCCATTGGTTCGCGACCCGCTACCTGGCCTGCACCCTGCTGCCCGCCTACCGCCCCCTACCCGGGCCTACTGGCCTGCCCCACTGGGCCCACTGGCAGCAGCTACTAGCCAGCCTGCAGCAGGCAGTGGTGGCCCGGCAGCAGCTACGGCAACAGCTGGCCCAGGCGGCGGGGCTACCCGGCCTGGGTGCCGAGCTGCCACAGACCCTGGCAAGCAAGGCAGCAGCAGGAGACGGAGCGGCCTGGGCAGCACTACTGGCGCAGCACTTCCAGCCCGAGCGTTTCCGTGCGGTGGATGCGCTATGGGCCGAGGCACCCGCCGCCCTGCAGCGCCTGTGGCAGGCAGCCCAGCGGGCGGGCTGCGTGTGGGCAGAAACCCTGAAATCTACCCTGGAGACCGACCTGCCCCACATCTGGCTACAGCAGGCCGAAGCCCAGCACCCCATCCTCCGAGACCCGCAAGCGGAGGATTATGCCGTACGCTGTAGCCAGTACCGCCAGCTGGAAGATCAGCTAGCGCAGCAGCTGCGGCACCAGCTGCCGCAGCGTGTGGCTGCAGCACACAGCCAGAGGGCGGAGCCGGCGGCTACCACACGCGAGCTGCTGCACCAGCTGGCCAAAAAACGGCGACGCTGGCCCCTTCGGCAGCTCATCAGCCAGTTCTTGGCCACTGGCCTGGGCCACCGCATGCCCTGTGTGCTGGCCAGCCCGGAGACCGTGGCCGCTGCCTGGCCCATGGTGCCCGGCTTGTTCGACCTCATCATCGTAGACGAGGCCAGCCAGTGCCCCACCGAGCGACTGCTGACCGTGCTGCTGCGCGGACGGCAGGTGGTGGTGGCCGGAGACCCGCATCAGCTACCCCCCACAGACCTATTCAGGGTACAGGCCGAGGTGGACGAACTGGTGGCCGAGTACTACGACCCCGATGCCCGGCTGGCCAGTGCCATAGATAGCGAGAGCATCCTGCACCTGGCCCAGCAGCGCCTGCCCGCCCACCCCCTGCGGGGGCACTACCGCAGCCGCTACCCGGCCCTGATTGCCTTTAGCCACCGCGCCTTCTATCAGGATAGCCTGCAGATGCTGCCCCGCCCGGCGCCGGCCCCACCCATTCTGTATCACCGGCTGGCGGGACGCTTTGACAAGGGGGTAAACCAGGTGGAGGTGGAGGCGGTGGCCGATACCCTGGAGCAGCTGCTGGCACAGCCACAGCCACCCAGCGTGGGGGTGGTTACCTTCAACTACCCACAGCAGCAGGCCCTGCTGGACGAGCTGGACCGACGCACCCTGGCCCATGCCCGGGCGGGCCGCCAGGCCGAGGCCCAGCGGCTGGCCACCGCCTTCGACCTGGAGCGCGAAGGCACCCTACAGGGACTGTTTGTAAAAAACATAGAGCACGTGCAGGGCGATGAGCGCGATGTGATCCTCTTTTCCATTGGCTATGCCCCCAATGCCCAGGGGCGTGTGCCGGCCAGCTTTGGCTGGCTGAACCAGGTCGGCGGACAGAATCGCCTGAATGTGGCCATTACGCGTGCACGGCAGCAGGTACAGCTATTCTGTTCCTTCCTGCCCGAGCAGCTGGAGGTAGCCCACACCCTGCACCCCGGCCCCAAGCTGCTGAAAGCCTACTTGCGCTATGCCTGGGCCCTTAGCAGCGGGCAGCCTGGGCTGGCCCAGCAGGTGCTAGACGAGCTGGCCCCACCCCCCGCCCCTGCCAACGCGCTGGGGCAGGCACGCACCGCCTACCTGCGCGGGCAGCTGCATGCGGCAGGGCTGGCAGCCCAGCCACCGCCGCCCCTGGCCCAGGGGCTGTACGACCTGGCCGTACATGGCCCCGGCGGATGGCCCAGCCAGGCCTGGCTGATAGAGGGGCCGGCGCACCCCTGGCGCAGCCTGCTGCACCACCTGCCCCACCTACTGGAGCAGGCGGGGATAGCCACCACACAGCTACTATTGTCCAGCCGGATAGACTAGTGCTTCATAAG
Proteins encoded:
- a CDS encoding AAA domain-containing protein, with protein sequence MSLTALIHSSRLRLLDLSQRNRALKMPRLLPGRELDLHSLGWTEGTPPEAILASVVAQQRVALLKPAARAYPEAERLGRSLTRLYRLLQHGQRETGAYDLYVGYPFVQGRFAEGSVARCPLLLFPVQLVRRVQGDWTLAPRRLDEALLNEAFFRALEKFNERLLPPEFWAFNPRQGSLQLLLNQLYAHLKQWQIPIDFNSQLFLRQLDPWVDYQEESLGHWPIGQLSLHPQAALGIFPPYDTALLQDYRSLLEAPEAFDLATLIDPPPAPAVARPARAVQAYPLPVDHGQEQALWAIQAGQSIVVHGPPGTGKSQLIVNAVANALVQGQKVLVVSEKRAALEVVSKRLADLGLGPWAYMIHDYRGDRDSLYARLLEQAAASPTASYEHTEADALRWQQRAEQQDRLAAAFSARAAVLYTPLACGYSPAELYVRTQDTRPGRLDWPAEGLDRHQLEDFFLWIERLRPFQDLLDPQHPWRARPSWTQLPEAAREEAAAWVEQLPEWLAQLQAYQAQRLPGLPIEDTEELDAAVQQLEQRMQPLHPASWPAWVWAAYHGPAATLEPLEQAQRLLEAYWRAMGALPWQAEPHTRLDELPLQLKLAYRPLAWLRPRSRRARTQLNRLFRLKGLPRARLAATLDAALACQQLARSALAALPGPLRQQLETALADPKPLEAYAEALHWFATRYLACTLLPAYRPLPGPTGLPHWAHWQQLLASLQQAVVARQQLRQQLAQAAGLPGLGAELPQTLASKAAAGDGAAWAALLAQHFQPERFRAVDALWAEAPAALQRLWQAAQRAGCVWAETLKSTLETDLPHIWLQQAEAQHPILRDPQAEDYAVRCSQYRQLEDQLAQQLRHQLPQRVAAAHSQRAEPAATTRELLHQLAKKRRRWPLRQLISQFLATGLGHRMPCVLASPETVAAAWPMVPGLFDLIIVDEASQCPTERLLTVLLRGRQVVVAGDPHQLPPTDLFRVQAEVDELVAEYYDPDARLASAIDSESILHLAQQRLPAHPLRGHYRSRYPALIAFSHRAFYQDSLQMLPRPAPAPPILYHRLAGRFDKGVNQVEVEAVADTLEQLLAQPQPPSVGVVTFNYPQQQALLDELDRRTLAHARAGRQAEAQRLATAFDLEREGTLQGLFVKNIEHVQGDERDVILFSIGYAPNAQGRVPASFGWLNQVGGQNRLNVAITRARQQVQLFCSFLPEQLEVAHTLHPGPKLLKAYLRYAWALSSGQPGLAQQVLDELAPPPAPANALGQARTAYLRGQLHAAGLAAQPPPPLAQGLYDLAVHGPGGWPSQAWLIEGPAHPWRSLLHHLPHLLEQAGIATTQLLLSSRID